The proteins below come from a single Campylobacter sp. CCUG 57310 genomic window:
- the mrdA gene encoding penicillin-binding protein 2, with product MRMRIVFAVIFSVWILLLVRIYHISIKSNEIYEEIAEQNVVKSQFIPPVRGQILDVKGNPVAVNRLGFSVSVKPHLSKSKILDEELLNLAQIFEDINVTKLKRDYVKADSPYNQDFIEIINFIDYDTMIPHISSLSLREVLSVKPASKRHYPYSHLASHIIGYVGRANKDDVLNDPIAKLTNHTGKSGIERFYNSILQGEEGVRKIKVNALNEQVEEISMTYPKSRDITLSIDLEMQRYVEEIFDKDAGAVIVMDVRDGSILAAGSFPEYDLNPFVTGISKAKWDELINGIDHPFLNKLVNGHYPPGSVIKMGVALAFLNSGKMDRSSGYYCSGTLEVGGRNFRCWNQYGHGFVDMNSAIRESCDDYFYKGSLKIGIDAIAPVLERLGFGQKTGVDLPNEFIGIVPSREWKMQKYGQPWYHGETLNSSIGQGNFLVTPMQIARHTAMLATGKNITPHFLHSVGEEVAKFEQSDDVFTAFEKKQLPYIRKAMYEVANHQKGTAFKHFKEAKLKLAAKTGTAQVVAISQTEKKRMKEEDMKYLQRSHAWMTTYGPYENPRYVVTVIIEHGGHGGLAAGPLTAKIFNKLIELGYIDQKYVIESTLEKEEKKKLEEEKKKEKKKAS from the coding sequence ATGAGAATGCGCATAGTTTTTGCCGTCATATTTAGCGTTTGGATCTTGCTGCTTGTTAGAATTTATCATATTAGTATCAAGTCAAACGAAATTTACGAAGAGATTGCCGAGCAAAACGTAGTAAAATCTCAATTTATTCCCCCTGTAAGAGGGCAAATTTTAGACGTTAAAGGAAATCCTGTAGCGGTAAATCGTCTTGGATTTTCGGTATCTGTCAAGCCGCATTTAAGCAAGAGTAAAATTTTAGACGAAGAGCTTTTAAATTTGGCCCAAATTTTTGAAGATATAAACGTTACCAAGCTAAAACGCGATTACGTTAAAGCCGATTCGCCTTATAATCAAGACTTCATCGAGATCATAAATTTTATCGATTATGACACGATGATACCTCACATCTCTTCGCTTTCGCTTCGTGAAGTTTTAAGCGTAAAGCCCGCTTCCAAAAGGCATTATCCATATTCGCACCTTGCTTCTCATATCATCGGCTACGTGGGAAGAGCGAACAAAGATGATGTTTTAAACGACCCTATCGCCAAGCTTACCAATCACACGGGTAAAAGCGGTATAGAGAGGTTTTACAACTCTATCTTGCAAGGCGAGGAGGGCGTTAGGAAGATAAAGGTAAATGCCCTAAACGAGCAGGTAGAAGAGATATCTATGACCTATCCAAAGAGCAGAGATATCACTCTAAGCATCGATCTTGAGATGCAAAGATATGTGGAAGAAATTTTTGACAAAGACGCAGGCGCTGTTATCGTAATGGATGTGCGAGACGGCTCGATTTTGGCGGCTGGAAGCTTTCCTGAGTATGACTTAAACCCTTTTGTGACGGGAATTTCAAAAGCCAAATGGGACGAGCTGATAAACGGTATAGATCATCCCTTTTTAAATAAGCTGGTAAACGGACACTATCCTCCAGGGTCCGTTATCAAAATGGGCGTTGCGCTTGCATTTTTAAACTCAGGCAAGATGGATAGAAGCTCGGGGTATTATTGTAGCGGCACTCTTGAGGTCGGCGGACGAAATTTTAGGTGCTGGAACCAGTACGGACACGGTTTTGTAGATATGAACTCGGCGATTAGAGAAAGTTGTGATGATTATTTTTACAAAGGTAGCCTTAAAATCGGTATAGACGCTATCGCACCGGTGCTCGAGCGCCTTGGGTTTGGTCAAAAAACTGGAGTTGATCTACCTAATGAATTTATAGGAATCGTGCCGAGTCGTGAATGGAAGATGCAAAAGTACGGTCAGCCTTGGTATCACGGCGAGACTTTAAATAGCTCCATTGGACAGGGAAATTTCTTAGTAACCCCTATGCAGATAGCAAGACATACCGCCATGCTTGCAACCGGCAAAAATATCACACCGCATTTTTTGCATAGTGTGGGTGAAGAGGTGGCTAAATTTGAGCAAAGCGATGATGTATTCACGGCTTTTGAGAAAAAACAGCTTCCATATATAAGAAAAGCGATGTATGAGGTTGCAAATCACCAAAAAGGCACGGCGTTTAAGCACTTTAAGGAGGCAAAGCTAAAGCTTGCGGCAAAAACGGGAACCGCACAGGTCGTAGCGATCTCGCAAACAGAGAAAAAACGTATGAAAGAAGAAGATATGAAGTATCTTCAGCGCTCTCATGCGTGGATGACTACTTACGGTCCTTATGAAAATCCAAGATATGTCGTAACCGTCATCATAGAGCATGGCGGACACGGCGGACTTGCCGCAGGACCGCTTACGGCTAAAATTTTTAACAAGCTTATAGAGCTTGGCTACATAGATCAAAAATACGTTATCGAAAGCACTCTTGAAAAAGAAGAGAAAAAGAAACTCGAAGAAGAGAAGAAAAAAGAGAAAAAGAAAGCCTCTTAA
- a CDS encoding ferrochelatase, whose product MMNIENLKRLINGDSMNTPSVTSVVDFSFEAKSIRQGYAYIGIDATQEDIKEATANGAYAVLIDKECEITDKEVAFIRVDNLNTAIMRLVRFESSSKRLKFCSINAVQKAILKRMSLAKNASILPTDIKELFIKIFHAKEADTFFCDDLKILSKVAPFYDTAWTDMSAEAINEGSIFFTTLICSGIYYQNLAISKVFKGFLAGLIGYLNKNEIEFRLGDLRGIEHFEPIFVDRNFKITPFGASFRAFIVENDESLFEMEANFLRRNFSEMIEICVPANFRSNLEPTFVFNDLSELKELTNFRYALVKCQKSELEAMLNKQDKEANLFGF is encoded by the coding sequence ATGATGAATATAGAAAACTTAAAACGTCTAATCAACGGCGATAGCATGAATACGCCAAGTGTCACAAGCGTTGTTGATTTTTCGTTTGAGGCTAAGAGTATTCGCCAAGGGTACGCATATATAGGCATAGATGCTACGCAAGAAGACATCAAAGAAGCTACGGCAAACGGGGCATACGCGGTCTTAATCGATAAAGAGTGCGAGATTACTGACAAGGAAGTCGCATTTATCAGAGTTGATAATCTAAATACGGCTATCATGCGTCTGGTTCGCTTTGAGAGTAGCTCAAAAAGACTTAAATTCTGCTCCATAAATGCCGTTCAAAAGGCTATCTTAAAGCGTATGAGTCTAGCAAAAAACGCATCTATCCTTCCGACTGACATAAAAGAGCTCTTTATCAAAATTTTTCACGCCAAAGAGGCCGATACGTTCTTTTGCGATGATCTTAAAATTCTCTCTAAGGTTGCGCCTTTTTACGATACCGCATGGACAGATATGAGTGCTGAAGCCATAAATGAAGGCTCGATTTTCTTTACGACTCTTATTTGTAGCGGCATCTATTATCAAAATTTGGCTATATCCAAAGTCTTTAAAGGATTTTTAGCAGGACTCATAGGATATCTAAACAAAAACGAGATCGAATTTAGACTCGGTGATCTGCGAGGGATCGAGCACTTTGAGCCGATATTTGTGGATAGAAATTTTAAAATCACTCCATTTGGAGCAAGCTTTAGGGCTTTTATAGTAGAAAACGACGAATCTCTTTTTGAGATGGAAGCAAATTTTTTAAGGCGAAATTTTAGCGAAATGATAGAAATTTGCGTTCCTGCAAATTTCAGATCAAATTTAGAACCAACCTTTGTTTTTAATGATTTAAGTGAGCTTAAAGAGCTTACAAATTTCCGATATGCGCTTGTTAAATGCCAAAAATCAGAACTGGAAGCGATGCTAAACAAGCAAGACAAAGAGGCGAATTTATTTGGATTTTAA
- the metG gene encoding methionine--tRNA ligase translates to MKAYITTPIYYVNDVPHIGHAYTTIIADTMARFARLKGEETFFLTGTDEHGQKIEQAAQKKGKSPKAYADEISAKFKELWDEFEISYDHFIRTTDESHKLTVQNAFNKMLEKGDIYKGEYEGFYCVSCETFFTQTQLLDNECCPDCGRPTNLVKEESYFFKLSKYEDALLKWYEQNEQCILPKGKKNEVVSFVKGGLKDLSITRTSFDWGVKLPANLNEPKHVMYVWLDALMNYLSALGYTRDGEKMGFWENAVHLVGKDILRFHAIYWPAFLMSLDLPLPKHIAAHGWWTRNGEKMSKSKGNVVVPKEVADAYGLENFRYFMLREVPFGQDGDFSQKALIERINSELSNDLGNLLNRIIGMSGKYSNYEISSKDVKKYHKEILDESTAHLKAACENLEIFATNRYLEELWRALNIANASIAKFEPWNLIKEGKKDEANALVSLCANLLARVAILLSPAMPKTCEKIANAMKFEISTQNYQKIILENEVLDFVCEPTAPLFPKIEKELMSTPAPSVAEPSKDETPKIKIDEFKRCVIKVGTILEASNIEGSDKLLKFKIDLGESEPRQIVSGIAKFYDPKELVGKQVCVLANLKEAKIFGNISQGMILTAEDDLLALLSPISSVKNGAIVG, encoded by the coding sequence ATGAAAGCTTATATAACAACACCTATTTATTATGTAAATGACGTTCCTCATATCGGACACGCCTACACTACGATCATCGCCGATACGATGGCTAGATTTGCAAGGCTTAAAGGCGAAGAGACGTTTTTTTTAACAGGAACCGATGAGCACGGACAAAAGATAGAACAAGCTGCGCAAAAAAAAGGCAAAAGCCCAAAAGCATACGCAGACGAGATAAGCGCAAAATTTAAAGAGCTTTGGGATGAATTTGAGATAAGTTACGATCACTTTATCCGAACGACCGATGAGAGCCACAAACTAACCGTTCAAAACGCTTTTAACAAAATGCTTGAAAAAGGCGACATCTACAAAGGCGAATACGAGGGTTTTTACTGTGTTAGCTGCGAGACGTTTTTTACCCAAACTCAACTTTTAGATAACGAGTGCTGTCCTGACTGTGGGCGACCGACAAACTTAGTCAAAGAGGAAAGCTACTTTTTTAAACTATCAAAATACGAAGACGCCCTGCTTAAATGGTACGAGCAAAATGAGCAGTGCATACTTCCGAAAGGTAAGAAAAACGAAGTTGTAAGCTTCGTAAAAGGAGGACTTAAGGACCTATCCATAACTCGCACCAGCTTTGACTGGGGTGTAAAACTGCCTGCAAATTTAAATGAACCAAAGCACGTGATGTATGTCTGGCTTGATGCGCTAATGAACTATCTTTCAGCACTTGGCTACACTAGAGACGGCGAGAAAATGGGCTTTTGGGAAAATGCGGTACACTTAGTCGGCAAGGATATCTTGCGCTTTCATGCGATTTACTGGCCAGCGTTTTTGATGAGTCTTGATTTGCCGCTTCCTAAGCATATCGCAGCACACGGTTGGTGGACTAGAAACGGCGAAAAGATGAGCAAGAGCAAGGGCAACGTAGTCGTGCCAAAAGAGGTTGCAGACGCTTATGGACTTGAAAATTTCAGATACTTTATGCTGCGTGAAGTACCTTTTGGTCAAGACGGGGATTTCTCGCAAAAAGCACTTATCGAGCGCATAAACTCAGAGCTCAGCAACGATCTTGGAAACTTGCTAAACCGCATAATCGGAATGAGCGGTAAATACTCAAACTACGAAATTTCAAGCAAAGACGTAAAAAAATACCATAAAGAAATCTTGGACGAATCAACCGCTCATCTAAAAGCAGCTTGTGAGAATTTAGAAATTTTTGCCACAAATCGCTACTTAGAGGAGCTTTGGCGAGCGCTAAATATCGCAAACGCAAGCATTGCAAAATTTGAGCCTTGGAATTTGATAAAAGAAGGAAAAAAAGATGAAGCAAACGCTCTTGTAAGCCTTTGTGCGAATTTACTTGCGCGCGTGGCAATCTTGCTAAGTCCTGCGATGCCAAAGACTTGTGAGAAGATAGCCAATGCGATGAAATTTGAAATTTCAACTCAAAATTATCAAAAGATAATACTTGAAAACGAAGTTTTAGACTTTGTTTGCGAGCCTACGGCGCCGCTCTTTCCAAAGATAGAAAAAGAGCTTATGAGCACTCCTGCACCAAGCGTAGCCGAACCTAGCAAAGACGAAACGCCAAAGATAAAGATAGATGAGTTTAAAAGGTGTGTTATCAAAGTTGGAACTATCTTAGAGGCTTCAAATATCGAAGGCAGCGACAAACTACTTAAATTTAAGATAGATCTTGGCGAAAGCGAGCCAAGACAGATCGTATCGGGAATCGCTAAATTTTATGATCCAAAAGAGCTTGTCGGCAAGCAGGTTTGCGTGCTGGCAAATTTAAAAGAGGCTAAGATATTTGGCAATATCTCTCAAGGCATGATACTTACGGCAGAAGACGACTTGCTAGCGCTGTTAAGTCCTATCTCAAGCGTTAAAAACGGAGCGATCGTCGGCTAA
- a CDS encoding N-acetyltransferase, with protein MNGAINFRKPKLKDIKAMQELVREEVASGLILPRSDDEISTNIRSYMLACLHQDGKEEEIVGFCALHIHTVNLAEVRSLVVSKNLRGGGVGSKLVQKILREAKEYEIKTVFTLTYRKSFFEKLGFVEIPKSDLPAQKIWADCIKCKHFPVCDEIALIYKF; from the coding sequence ATGAACGGCGCAATAAACTTCAGAAAGCCTAAACTAAAAGATATAAAAGCTATGCAAGAGCTTGTCCGTGAAGAGGTTGCAAGCGGACTTATCCTGCCAAGAAGTGACGATGAAATTTCAACCAATATCAGGTCTTATATGCTTGCTTGTTTGCATCAAGACGGCAAAGAAGAAGAGATTGTCGGGTTTTGTGCACTTCATATACATACTGTAAATTTAGCCGAGGTTAGAAGCCTTGTAGTGTCTAAAAATTTAAGAGGCGGCGGAGTTGGAAGCAAGCTCGTACAAAAGATACTTAGGGAGGCTAAAGAGTATGAAATCAAGACCGTTTTTACTCTAACTTACCGAAAAAGCTTCTTTGAAAAGCTTGGTTTTGTTGAAATTCCAAAGTCTGATTTGCCTGCGCAAAAAATTTGGGCCGATTGTATTAAATGCAAGCACTTTCCGGTATGCGACGAAATAGCTCTGATTTACAAATTCTAA
- a CDS encoding class 1 fructose-bisphosphatase, whose product MMERIFETIKQIAVKIAEEIKFADLGYTDHANATGDTQLKLDVLSDEIITREFANLECVKALVSEEKDKILALNENAKFIVAYDPLDGSSLVDVNFAIGSIFGIYANELKPENLVASAYSVYGPRLELVICTDKPKLYRLNKEGKFQFIKDLQLKEKGKLNATGATQKGWSDTHAKFIRELFEQGYRLRYSGAMVSDLHQILLKGGGLFSYPATTDAPNGKLRMLFEVLPFAFIYERAGGATSDGYSASLFDIKIEKIHQTTPCFFGSKDEIKTLHKFYGSKNG is encoded by the coding sequence ATGATGGAAAGAATTTTTGAAACGATCAAACAAATCGCCGTTAAGATTGCAGAAGAGATAAAATTTGCCGATCTTGGCTACACAGATCACGCAAACGCTACTGGAGATACCCAGCTTAAGCTTGATGTGCTAAGTGATGAGATCATCACGCGCGAATTTGCAAATTTAGAGTGCGTAAAAGCGCTGGTTAGCGAGGAAAAGGACAAAATTTTAGCGCTTAACGAAAATGCAAAATTCATAGTAGCATACGATCCGCTTGACGGCTCAAGCTTAGTTGATGTAAATTTTGCTATAGGCTCGATATTTGGCATATATGCAAACGAACTAAAGCCTGAAAATTTAGTAGCTTCGGCATATAGCGTCTATGGGCCGCGCCTTGAGCTGGTTATCTGCACGGATAAGCCAAAGCTTTATAGACTTAACAAAGAGGGGAAATTTCAATTTATCAAAGATTTGCAGTTAAAAGAAAAAGGCAAGCTAAACGCCACGGGCGCTACGCAAAAAGGCTGGAGCGATACGCACGCTAAATTTATAAGAGAGCTTTTTGAGCAAGGATACCGCTTAAGATATTCAGGCGCAATGGTGAGCGACCTGCATCAAATTTTGCTAAAAGGCGGCGGGCTTTTTAGCTACCCGGCTACCACCGATGCGCCAAACGGCAAGCTTAGAATGCTTTTTGAAGTGCTGCCTTTTGCCTTTATCTATGAGCGCGCAGGCGGAGCTACGAGTGACGGCTACTCTGCAAGTCTTTTTGATATAAAGATAGAAAAAATCCACCAAACCACACCATGCTTCTTTGGCTCAAAAGACGAGATAAAGACGCTACACAAATTTTACGGAAGCAAAAATGGCTGA
- the queC gene encoding 7-cyano-7-deazaguanine synthase QueC, protein MKKAVCIISGGMDSTLCAYMAKRAGYEIIALHFDYNQLTMKKEREAFYQICADLGVSKSLVLDVSFIAHIGGSALTDTSIDVPKNSLGEDIPITYVPYRNGIFLSIAASLAEKEGAEAIYIGVIEADGSGYPDCTSEFIDKMTAVINEGTAIKTKIEIKTPLVNLTKADIVQKALKFKVPLELTWSCYESEEEACGQCDSCLLRLRGFKQAGVRDEIGYKKTTN, encoded by the coding sequence ATGAAAAAGGCGGTTTGTATCATAAGCGGAGGCATGGATAGCACTCTTTGTGCCTATATGGCAAAGCGTGCCGGGTATGAGATAATAGCGCTTCATTTTGATTACAATCAGCTCACCATGAAAAAAGAGCGCGAGGCTTTTTATCAAATTTGCGCCGATCTTGGCGTAAGCAAATCCTTGGTGCTTGATGTTAGCTTCATCGCTCATATCGGAGGTAGCGCACTAACCGATACATCTATAGACGTTCCTAAAAATAGCCTTGGAGAAGATATCCCTATAACTTACGTGCCGTATCGCAATGGAATATTTTTATCAATCGCCGCCTCGCTTGCCGAAAAAGAAGGAGCCGAAGCGATATATATCGGAGTGATAGAGGCTGACGGAAGCGGCTATCCTGACTGCACGAGCGAGTTTATAGATAAGATGACGGCGGTTATAAACGAAGGCACGGCTATAAAAACAAAGATAGAGATAAAAACCCCGCTTGTAAATCTTACAAAGGCTGATATCGTGCAAAAGGCTTTGAAATTTAAAGTGCCTTTAGAGCTTACTTGGAGCTGTTATGAGAGCGAAGAGGAGGCGTGCGGGCAGTGTGATAGCTGCTTGCTTAGGCTTAGAGGATTTAAGCAAGCGGGCGTAAGAGATGAGATAGGGTATAAGAAAACAACAAACTAA
- the mobB gene encoding molybdopterin-guanine dinucleotide biosynthesis protein B — protein MKRLAMAFSGPSNSGKTTLILKVGQKFIKDGLKVVIIKHDPGDKARFDVEGKDSYRFSEIGADVVVLSPTRTTYFSKEQKSLDEVVSMVGEFDLLLVEGLKTLPLPRLSVFKDEINAEYIGFSNAIASYKKECEFDILNMNLDDIDTICEWILQNAKAL, from the coding sequence ATGAAAAGATTGGCAATGGCGTTTTCAGGACCCTCAAATAGCGGCAAAACTACGCTTATATTAAAGGTAGGGCAAAAATTTATAAAAGACGGACTAAAGGTGGTTATCATTAAGCACGATCCGGGCGACAAGGCTCGCTTTGACGTCGAAGGCAAGGATAGCTATAGATTTAGCGAGATAGGTGCTGACGTGGTTGTGCTAAGCCCCACGCGCACGACATACTTTTCAAAAGAGCAAAAGAGTCTTGATGAAGTAGTGTCTATGGTGGGCGAATTTGACCTACTGTTAGTAGAAGGGCTTAAAACCCTGCCGCTTCCTAGGCTAAGCGTGTTTAAGGACGAGATAAACGCTGAGTATATCGGGTTTTCAAACGCTATTGCAAGCTATAAAAAAGAGTGTGAATTTGATATTTTAAATATGAATTTAGACGATATAGACACTATTTGTGAGTGGATTTTACAAAACGCAAAGGCTTTATGA
- a CDS encoding lytic transglycosylase domain-containing protein, whose translation MNLLLRFSLTLVALSAFAFGGVKDFEEIKDKPKGLAKDYYIYRLISEGNYTKKQVEILNEDIFRRSPTMLKVLDTIIKPKKVASNCDSVNATNIMDANLTCQRTLLRVPFMMKIKQAQRALLADKFDDIDKNVARRLRALNAKNAALKFADQNDTDAFIALFNSSSQKDKEKFNVKFEPHFMNLLSNQKSFQKIASSLVIDKKMAKFRENFLNIDANASTQQHSYMLGLNAILLDSPHIALKFFKQAEESFQNQGAKDAAIFWQYLITKNQFLLEKLNKSSDINIYTLYANELTGKEIPKVFSPTPTKQKLEDYDIKDPFLWQKTFAIVKEVNATKALEFAELFNTKETLGQHAYFMEKASGYKDHYFVMPFLEELEDINATRKATIYAIGRQESRFIPSVISTSYALGMMQFMPFLANHIGKKELMIEGFDQDDMFDPRVALKFADHHLNYLEKFLHHPLFIAYAYNGGIGFTKRMLQRGDLFNEGKFEPFLSLELVPYAESRHYGKKVLANYVIYSHLLNSSTSILKLFETLSSPDLTDKFRKKD comes from the coding sequence TTGAATTTGCTGCTTCGCTTTAGTCTTACCTTGGTCGCATTGAGCGCATTTGCTTTTGGCGGAGTAAAAGATTTTGAAGAGATAAAGGATAAGCCAAAGGGTTTGGCGAAAGATTACTATATATATCGATTAATCAGCGAAGGCAATTACACTAAAAAGCAAGTTGAAATTTTAAACGAAGATATTTTTAGGCGCTCTCCTACGATGCTAAAAGTGCTTGATACTATCATAAAGCCTAAAAAAGTCGCTTCAAACTGCGATAGCGTAAACGCCACAAACATAATGGACGCAAATTTAACCTGCCAAAGAACTCTGCTTAGAGTGCCTTTTATGATGAAGATAAAACAGGCCCAGAGGGCGCTTCTAGCCGATAAATTTGATGATATAGATAAAAACGTCGCAAGAAGGCTAAGAGCGCTTAACGCTAAAAATGCCGCTTTAAAATTTGCCGATCAAAATGACACGGATGCGTTTATAGCGCTATTTAACTCAAGCAGTCAAAAAGACAAAGAGAAATTTAACGTCAAATTTGAGCCTCATTTTATGAATTTACTTTCAAACCAAAAATCATTTCAAAAGATCGCAAGTAGTCTTGTGATAGATAAAAAAATGGCTAAATTTAGAGAAAATTTCTTAAATATTGACGCTAACGCTTCAACCCAGCAGCACTCTTATATGCTAGGGCTTAACGCTATCTTGCTTGATTCGCCGCACATCGCGCTTAAATTTTTTAAACAAGCCGAAGAGAGCTTTCAAAACCAAGGCGCAAAGGACGCCGCAATTTTTTGGCAATACCTCATAACTAAAAATCAATTTTTGCTTGAAAAGCTAAACAAAAGCAGCGACATAAACATCTACACTTTATACGCAAACGAACTAACGGGCAAAGAAATTCCAAAAGTTTTTTCGCCGACACCGACCAAGCAAAAGCTCGAAGACTACGATATCAAAGATCCGTTTTTATGGCAAAAAACCTTTGCTATCGTAAAAGAGGTAAATGCGACTAAAGCTCTTGAATTCGCAGAGCTTTTTAATACTAAAGAAACACTTGGGCAGCACGCTTACTTCATGGAAAAAGCAAGCGGATATAAAGATCACTACTTTGTCATGCCGTTTTTAGAAGAACTTGAGGATATAAATGCGACCAGAAAGGCTACGATTTATGCTATCGGTAGGCAAGAAAGCAGGTTTATCCCATCTGTGATATCTACATCTTACGCGCTTGGAATGATGCAGTTTATGCCCTTTCTTGCAAATCACATTGGCAAAAAAGAGCTTATGATAGAGGGCTTTGATCAAGACGATATGTTTGATCCGAGGGTTGCTTTAAAATTTGCAGATCACCACTTAAACTATCTTGAAAAATTCTTGCACCATCCGCTCTTTATAGCTTATGCATATAACGGCGGTATCGGCTTTACCAAGCGCATGCTTCAGCGCGGAGATCTATTTAACGAAGGAAAATTTGAGCCGTTTTTATCGCTTGAGCTTGTGCCATATGCCGAAAGCAGGCACTATGGCAAAAAAGTGCTTGCAAACTACGTTATATACTCGCACTTGCTTAATTCCAGTACATCGATTTTGAAACTTTTTGAAACTCTAAGCTCACCTGATTTGACGGATAAATTTCGAAAGAAAGATTAA
- the ybeY gene encoding rRNA maturation RNase YbeY — MILCEDDYPEILDEICEFLTSGDVELSFVDNEQMREINLSQRGIDKTTDVLSFPLVYQLHLPLGCVVINTNLAEQKAVELGHERDSEIALLFTHGLLHLLGFDHEIDSGEMRAKECEVIEKFSLPKSLIVRTMDED; from the coding sequence ATGATACTTTGCGAAGATGATTATCCCGAAATTTTAGATGAAATTTGCGAATTTTTAACAAGCGGCGACGTGGAATTAAGTTTCGTTGATAATGAGCAGATGAGAGAGATAAATCTAAGCCAAAGGGGTATCGATAAGACAACAGATGTGCTTAGCTTTCCGCTTGTTTATCAACTTCATTTGCCTCTTGGATGCGTTGTTATAAACACAAACTTGGCAGAGCAAAAAGCTGTCGAACTAGGGCATGAAAGAGATTCCGAAATAGCCCTACTCTTTACGCACGGCTTGCTTCACCTGCTTGGCTTTGATCATGAGATAGATAGCGGAGAAATGAGAGCTAAGGAGTGCGAAGTGATAGAGAAATTTAGCCTTCCAAAAAGCCTGATAGTGCGCACTATGGATGAGGATTAA
- the lptA gene encoding lipopolysaccharide transport periplasmic protein LptA — MDRGKKIIWAFVLFGLSALFAEQVEVTADDFYADEKKLISEFSGNVNIKKGKDVLTANKVLIYFDAKRNPLKYVASGDAKFKVIIQNKNYNGSGNELIYEPAPNLYTINGNGFLHEEETDKKVYGEKITVNQNSGTYNVNSGNKKPVKFIFQVEEKSKNK, encoded by the coding sequence ATGGATAGAGGAAAAAAGATAATTTGGGCTTTTGTTTTATTTGGTTTGTCGGCTCTTTTTGCGGAGCAGGTAGAGGTAACCGCTGATGATTTTTACGCCGATGAAAAAAAGCTTATAAGCGAATTTAGCGGAAATGTAAATATAAAAAAGGGCAAGGATGTTTTAACGGCAAATAAGGTTTTGATATACTTTGACGCCAAAAGAAACCCTCTTAAATATGTAGCCAGCGGAGATGCCAAATTTAAAGTCATTATACAAAATAAAAATTACAACGGAAGCGGAAACGAGCTTATTTACGAGCCTGCACCGAATTTATACACCATAAACGGAAACGGCTTTTTGCACGAAGAAGAAACCGATAAAAAAGTCTATGGCGAAAAGATAACCGTAAATCAAAACAGCGGAACGTATAATGTAAATAGCGGAAACAAAAAGCCGGTTAAATTTATCTTTCAGGTTGAAGAAAAGAGTAAGAACAAGTGA
- the yihA gene encoding ribosome biogenesis GTP-binding protein YihA/YsxC, protein MIRALNAKFLISAPNISLAPPVSGSEVAFLGRSNVGKSSLINALVNHKNLAKSSSTPGKTQLINFFEVGYEYDEQRINLVFVDLPGFGYARVAKSMHNEWKRNLDEYLKQRSNIKLFVHLIDSRHFDLEIDKNVNDYLQSFLRADQRILNILTKADKLNQSEKSAALKAYPNAHFVSVLKKIGIDKANELIVKNALGV, encoded by the coding sequence GTGATTAGAGCGCTTAATGCTAAATTTTTAATCTCGGCGCCAAATATTTCCCTAGCTCCACCTGTTAGCGGTAGCGAGGTTGCTTTTTTGGGGCGATCAAATGTGGGCAAAAGTAGCCTTATAAACGCTCTTGTAAATCATAAAAATTTAGCCAAAAGCTCTTCTACTCCAGGTAAAACTCAGCTTATAAATTTTTTTGAAGTAGGCTACGAATACGATGAGCAAAGAATCAATCTTGTATTTGTCGATCTGCCCGGTTTTGGTTATGCAAGAGTGGCAAAAAGTATGCATAACGAATGGAAGAGAAATTTAGACGAATATTTAAAACAAAGATCTAATATCAAGTTGTTCGTTCATCTTATAGATAGTAGGCATTTTGATCTTGAGATAGATAAAAATGTAAATGACTACCTGCAAAGCTTTTTAAGAGCCGATCAGAGAATTTTAAACATCCTAACAAAGGCGGATAAACTAAATCAAAGCGAAAAAAGCGCAGCTTTAAAGGCCTATCCAAACGCTCACTTTGTATCTGTTCTTAAAAAGATAGGCATTGATAAAGCTAATGAGCTAATAGTAAAAAATGCATTGGGTGTATAG